From Clarias gariepinus isolate MV-2021 ecotype Netherlands chromosome 2, CGAR_prim_01v2, whole genome shotgun sequence, one genomic window encodes:
- the LOC128540707 gene encoding serine/threonine-protein kinase pim-3-like — translation MKRKRLNLEEESDLQPKMRRGSEEMDVKPDKADTCVEATPSITIKERERNRASVPCEGPEVKEKRRTDKEETNVKTEKRQTFSVVTFWAVCWGKEDVVQSTQEFANQTVAVKFMRKPRIDTYITLPGDTRRLPLEVALMKLVCEPPYCPLVIELVEWHETSTHVILVLERPEPCTDLFDYCEKNNMSESVARIITRQVINAARHCSDRGVFHRDIKEENILLNPRTLEIKLIDFGCGDLLKNTPYKK, via the exons ATGAAGAGAAAAAGGTTGAATCTTGAGGAAGAATCTGATCTCCAGCCCAAGATGAGAAGAGGGTCAGAAGAGATGGATGTGAAGCCTGACAAGGCTGACACCTGTGTAGAGGCAACCCCGTCTATCAccataaaagagagagagagaaacagggcGTCCGTTCCTTGTGAAGGCCCTGAGGTGAAGGAGAAGAGGAGAACAGATAAGGAAGAGACCAACGTCAAGACTGAAAAGAGA cAGACTTTTTCAGTCGTTACATTTTGGGCCGTCTGCTGGGGAAAGGAGGATGTGGTGCAGTCCACGCAGGAGTTCGCAAATCAGACG GTGGCCGTAAAGTTTATGCGCAAACCTAGAATTGACACCTACATCACCCTC CCTGGGGACACACGCAGACTCCCTCTTGAGGTGGCACTCATGAAGCTCGTGTGCGAGCCACCTTACTGTCCCTTGGTGATCGAATTGGTGGAATGGCACGAGACATCCACACATGTCATCCTGGTCCTGGAGCGGCCCGAACCCTGCACTGACCTCTTCGACTACTgcgaaaaaaacaacatgtctGAATCAGTGGCTCGCATCATCACGCGGCAAGTTATTAACGCTGCACGTCACTGCAGTGACCGGGGTGTCTTCCATCGGGACATCAAGGAGGAAAACATTCTGCTGAACCCTCGTACTCTTGAGATAAAGCTGATCGATTTCGGCTGTGGAGATCTGCTGAAGAACACCCCCTACAAGAAATAA